Proteins encoded within one genomic window of Propionispora hippei DSM 15287:
- a CDS encoding PTS system mannose/fructose/N-acetylgalactosamine-transporter subunit IIB, whose protein sequence is MRNVVLARVDDRLIHGEVVTAWTPTMRGNRIMIVDDEVVQDTFNVRVVKALAPVGTKVIVYGVEKAAEKLMVPGVEDERIIILAKTPITFNRLVKAGVPLKEVNLGGAGIRGERKPFINNVALSPDEVVACEELKNAGVRVYYQLVPEQSVVEIDGALKKAKENFGL, encoded by the coding sequence ATGAGAAATGTGGTATTGGCTCGCGTAGACGACCGCCTGATTCATGGCGAAGTGGTGACGGCATGGACGCCGACAATGCGAGGTAATCGCATCATGATTGTGGACGACGAGGTTGTACAGGACACCTTCAATGTGCGGGTGGTTAAGGCACTGGCACCGGTCGGCACCAAGGTGATTGTCTATGGTGTTGAAAAGGCGGCGGAAAAGCTGATGGTTCCCGGTGTGGAGGACGAACGGATCATTATCCTGGCCAAGACCCCGATTACCTTCAACCGGTTGGTCAAGGCAGGTGTTCCGCTGAAGGAGGTGAATCTGGGAGGTGCCGGTATCCGCGGCGAGCGGAAGCCATTCATCAACAACGTTGCGCTCAGTCCGGACGAGGTGGTGGCCTGTGAGGAACTCAAGAACGCTGGCGTACGTGTGTACTATCAACTTGTTCCTGAGCAGAGTGTCGTCGAAATTGACGGTGCGCTCAAAAAAGCTAAGGAAAACTTTGGGTTGTAA
- a CDS encoding PTS mannose/fructose/sorbose/N-acetylgalactosamine transporter subunit IIC yields the protein MTLMTAILCGILYWLAEANLPFVGLWTLQRPLVCGFLTGWILGDPVTGAVVGGTINLVYLGFISAGGSMPADMALAGVLGTAYAITGHLDANTALAIAVPLGLLGTIVWYLRMTIDSVFVHLGDRWVAEGKFNRLYLSNVILPQIFSAVICVIPCTLAAYFGANYIQSFIEMCAGKPLQIFQIIGGLMPALGIAITLQYIFKGEARIFLFLGFMIATVSGLTLIEQGILGLLGAILYIQVTGNMTPAAASAGGASSKNYDPDYDPDDD from the coding sequence ATGACTTTAATGACGGCAATTCTGTGCGGCATCCTGTACTGGCTGGCCGAAGCCAATCTGCCCTTTGTGGGTTTATGGACATTGCAAAGGCCGTTGGTTTGCGGATTCCTAACCGGTTGGATCCTTGGCGATCCGGTTACCGGTGCTGTCGTTGGCGGCACAATCAATCTGGTGTATTTGGGCTTTATTTCCGCCGGTGGTTCGATGCCTGCAGATATGGCACTGGCCGGTGTTCTGGGTACTGCGTATGCAATCACCGGTCATCTCGATGCAAACACGGCACTGGCGATTGCGGTTCCGCTGGGACTATTGGGTACGATTGTATGGTATTTGCGTATGACCATTGACTCTGTTTTCGTTCACTTGGGTGACCGGTGGGTTGCGGAGGGGAAGTTTAATCGACTATACCTGTCAAATGTCATCCTCCCGCAGATCTTCTCCGCTGTAATATGTGTTATTCCCTGTACACTTGCGGCATACTTCGGTGCAAATTATATTCAGTCCTTCATTGAAATGTGTGCAGGAAAGCCGCTGCAAATCTTCCAGATTATCGGCGGGTTGATGCCTGCACTTGGTATTGCGATTACTCTGCAGTATATCTTCAAAGGTGAGGCGCGCATCTTCCTGTTCCTGGGCTTTATGATTGCTACAGTTTCCGGGCTGACCTTGATTGAGCAGGGTATCCTTGGACTGTTGGGGGCGATCCTCTATATTCAGGTAACTGGTAATATGACTCCGGCGGCGGCATCGGCTGGTGGTGCATCCTCCAAGAACTATGATCCGGACTACGATCCGGACGATGATTGA
- a CDS encoding PTS system mannose/fructose/sorbose family transporter subunit IID has translation MVNNEQKLIPKNALIRAALIWETWVQTCYNYERMMGMACAHTFLPVVKYLYPNNKEKQIDLMTRQMEFFNVHPEFGSCILGLAISLEEEKAMGKDIPNEFITNIKTSLMGPLAGIGDTIYQGVLIPILLALCIDITRSGDGNIWGAVIYAVVMFAITYIISVGNFMFGYHAGSDAIMDFLERGILNKLLKGASIMGCMVMGGLIVNYVKVTCGLTVVTSGAEFSLQKSLFDAILPHILPLAATMGVYGLLQKKWTSVRIILLMVVIGVVGGFFNIFV, from the coding sequence ATGGTTAACAACGAACAGAAGCTAATTCCAAAAAACGCTCTGATCCGAGCCGCCCTGATTTGGGAAACTTGGGTTCAAACCTGCTATAATTATGAACGTATGATGGGTATGGCGTGTGCCCATACATTCCTCCCGGTTGTGAAATATCTGTATCCGAATAATAAAGAAAAGCAGATTGATCTGATGACGCGCCAAATGGAGTTTTTTAACGTCCATCCTGAGTTTGGCTCTTGTATTCTCGGCCTGGCCATTTCACTGGAAGAGGAAAAGGCGATGGGCAAGGATATTCCAAATGAGTTCATCACCAATATAAAAACCTCCTTGATGGGTCCGTTGGCGGGCATAGGCGATACCATCTATCAGGGCGTTCTGATTCCGATATTACTGGCATTGTGTATTGATATTACCCGTTCCGGGGACGGAAATATATGGGGCGCAGTGATTTACGCAGTGGTGATGTTCGCCATTACGTACATTATCTCCGTAGGAAACTTCATGTTTGGCTATCATGCGGGCAGTGATGCCATCATGGATTTCCTCGAGCGCGGCATACTGAATAAGCTGCTCAAGGGTGCTTCGATCATGGGCTGCATGGTTATGGGCGGACTGATCGTAAACTATGTTAAGGTGACCTGCGGTCTGACTGTCGTCACTTCAGGGGCGGAGTTCTCGTTGCAGAAAAGCCTGTTCGACGCGATCTTGCCCCATATTCTGCCGCTGGCCGCTACGATGGGTGTATATGGTTTGCTGCAAAAGAAATGGACCTCGGTCCGAATCATTCTGCTGATGGTTGTAATCGGCGTTGTCGGTGGTTTCTTTAATATATTTGTATAA
- the rplM gene encoding 50S ribosomal protein L13, with protein MKTTFMANAANVERKWYVVDAEGKTVGRLAAEVAKILRGKHKPTFTPHVDTGDHVIIVNAAKVAFTGKKLIQKTYFRHSGYPGGTTFTTAGKMLAEKPERVLEIAIKGMLPKNSLGRQMYRKLNVYKGADHPHAAQQPEVLELDIR; from the coding sequence ATGAAAACAACATTTATGGCAAACGCAGCCAACGTAGAACGTAAATGGTATGTTGTAGATGCTGAAGGCAAGACTGTAGGTAGATTAGCCGCTGAAGTAGCCAAAATTCTTCGCGGAAAACATAAACCGACTTTTACTCCGCATGTTGATACAGGAGATCATGTCATCATAGTAAACGCAGCTAAGGTAGCGTTTACTGGTAAAAAATTGATCCAAAAAACATATTTCCGTCATTCCGGTTATCCAGGAGGTACTACCTTCACTACTGCCGGAAAAATGCTGGCTGAGAAGCCGGAAAGAGTTCTGGAAATCGCTATTAAAGGCATGCTGCCGAAAAATAGCCTGGGACGTCAAATGTACCGCAAATTGAACGTGTACAAAGGTGCTGATCATCCGCATGCCGCTCAGCAACCGGAAGTACTGGAACTTGATATTAGATAA
- the rpsI gene encoding 30S ribosomal protein S9, whose translation MALVSYYGTGRRKTSVARVRLVPGEGNVIINGRPLVEYFGLKTLELIVKQPLNLTETIGKYDVLAKVEGGGPSGQAGAIRHGISRALLRVDLEYRPSLKQAGFLTRDPREKERRKYGLKKARKASQFSKR comes from the coding sequence ATGGCATTAGTTAGCTACTACGGCACAGGCCGCAGAAAAACTTCGGTTGCCAGAGTTCGTCTGGTTCCGGGAGAAGGCAATGTAATTATCAACGGCCGTCCGCTTGTTGAATATTTTGGTTTAAAAACTCTTGAACTGATTGTAAAACAGCCATTAAATCTTACCGAAACGATTGGTAAGTATGATGTATTGGCTAAGGTAGAGGGTGGCGGTCCTTCCGGACAGGCAGGCGCCATTCGCCACGGCATTTCCCGTGCTTTACTTAGAGTGGATCTCGAGTACCGCCCGTCTTTGAAACAGGCCGGCTTCCTGACTCGTGACCCCCGTGAAAAAGAACGCCGCAAATACGGTCTTAAGAAAGCCCGTAAAGCATCGCAGTTCTCGAAACGTTAA
- a CDS encoding PepSY-associated TM helix domain-containing protein — MRYWYKIHRWIGFICLLFFLLLCLTGLPLLFKTEIHDFNLLDKENMHPASDYRQIWREVDAGERLVKEGYSGKSIRSISVQPDEGRILFRVQDKDSNKPVAARLSMGGEQLAYYPSDHTLQPWHQEKIKYPWLAEFMHEMHRLHMYLGMGKGGMVFLGFMCFLSLVSVVSGCVLYGPFMKRSPFALIGNRSWRERWFSWHKFLGIVTAVWAIILCFSGVVIVVFSLSYGLYIQDSKTAAQDYWQSAPAAGKHLSLAEAKSFVMETFPDDVILSLDLPDRRQSPPAYVFYITPATENPLDFLGQLVFIPDKKGMEPQYFTKPLPDYLFFAGYMLKLHIHNHELLILKILWALLDIALIFVILSGLLGWLRKGEKIERSSVATPSLNRPTAATWKWPGILAGLSLLGLFLPLYGTVGEFAGTLAWLAVALLSIFLWRERNSQVTHS, encoded by the coding sequence ATGCGTTATTGGTATAAAATTCACCGCTGGATTGGTTTCATTTGCCTGCTGTTCTTTCTATTGCTTTGCCTTACGGGGCTGCCGTTATTATTTAAGACGGAAATCCATGACTTTAATCTTTTGGATAAAGAAAATATGCATCCCGCCTCAGATTACAGGCAAATTTGGAGGGAAGTAGACGCTGGGGAAAGATTAGTGAAGGAAGGCTATTCCGGCAAGTCGATACGAAGTATTTCGGTCCAGCCCGATGAGGGAAGAATACTATTTCGGGTTCAGGACAAGGACAGCAACAAGCCGGTCGCTGCCCGGTTAAGCATGGGTGGCGAGCAGCTTGCCTATTATCCGTCAGACCATACCCTGCAGCCCTGGCACCAGGAGAAAATAAAATACCCCTGGCTGGCCGAATTCATGCATGAGATGCATCGTCTGCATATGTATCTTGGCATGGGCAAGGGCGGGATGGTGTTTTTAGGTTTCATGTGCTTTTTGAGCCTGGTCTCGGTTGTGTCCGGCTGCGTGCTTTACGGGCCGTTTATGAAACGAAGCCCCTTTGCCCTGATTGGCAACCGCAGTTGGCGGGAGCGGTGGTTTAGCTGGCACAAGTTTTTGGGCATTGTAACGGCTGTTTGGGCAATTATTTTATGTTTTAGCGGCGTTGTTATTGTTGTTTTTTCACTCAGCTACGGTTTGTATATTCAGGATTCAAAGACGGCGGCCCAGGACTATTGGCAGTCAGCTCCGGCGGCGGGAAAACATCTTTCCCTGGCTGAAGCCAAATCTTTTGTAATGGAAACCTTTCCTGACGATGTGATCCTTTCGCTTGATTTACCGGATAGAAGGCAGTCGCCGCCGGCTTATGTTTTCTACATTACACCGGCGACAGAGAATCCGCTGGATTTTTTGGGGCAGCTTGTTTTTATCCCGGACAAAAAAGGTATGGAGCCGCAATATTTCACAAAACCTTTACCGGATTATTTGTTTTTTGCCGGCTATATGTTGAAACTGCACATCCACAATCACGAACTGCTTATTTTAAAGATTCTATGGGCCCTTCTGGATATAGCGCTCATTTTTGTTATTCTATCCGGTCTGCTGGGGTGGCTCAGGAAAGGTGAAAAAATAGAACGCTCTTCTGTTGCCACGCCATCGCTCAACCGGCCGACGGCAGCAACCTGGAAATGGCCGGGTATTTTGGCCGGCTTAAGTCTGCTGGGCTTGTTTCTTCCCTTATACGGAACAGTGGGGGAATTTGCCGGCACCCTTGCCTGGCTGGCTGTAGCCTTGCTAAGCATTTTTTTGTGGCGGGAAAGAAATTCCCAAGTAACACATAGTTGA
- a CDS encoding transglycosylase domain-containing protein → MRKGRFLLFLLILFLASFWWAGGASVVSVLPSTKGLVSEQVSQQVSQMKDAAMTADAPGLWRRLYRLAALKSAVRDKLDTTGYVPLNQIPLTMQQAIIAVEDNRFYQHVGLDVEGILRATLVNMQAGAIAEGGSTITQQLVKNLFLSHEQTMGRKLEEALLSLDLELRYSKDEILEMYLNTIYFGSGNYGIGQASQEYFGKKPAELNLAECSMLAGLPNAPSLNSPYVNFAAAKKRQAIVLNAMVKHNYLGPDTAQEAKLQPIVLAK, encoded by the coding sequence ATGCGCAAAGGTCGATTTTTACTATTTCTTCTGATTCTGTTCCTGGCCTCCTTCTGGTGGGCCGGCGGCGCCAGCGTGGTTTCCGTCCTGCCGTCAACAAAAGGATTGGTCTCCGAACAGGTATCACAGCAGGTATCACAAATGAAGGATGCCGCCATGACAGCCGACGCACCGGGACTATGGCGCAGACTATACCGGCTGGCGGCATTGAAAAGCGCCGTCCGCGATAAACTGGATACAACGGGCTATGTCCCGCTCAATCAGATTCCCCTTACCATGCAGCAAGCCATCATTGCCGTGGAGGACAACCGGTTTTACCAGCATGTAGGACTTGATGTGGAGGGAATTCTGCGGGCCACGCTGGTTAATATGCAGGCCGGTGCCATTGCTGAAGGGGGTAGCACCATCACCCAGCAATTGGTGAAGAATCTCTTTCTTTCCCACGAGCAGACTATGGGTCGCAAGCTGGAGGAAGCGCTCCTGTCATTAGATCTGGAGCTTCGCTACTCAAAGGATGAAATTCTGGAAATGTATCTGAACACCATTTACTTCGGTTCAGGCAATTACGGTATCGGTCAGGCCAGCCAGGAGTATTTCGGTAAAAAGCCGGCTGAACTGAATCTGGCCGAATGCAGCATGCTGGCCGGCTTGCCAAATGCCCCCTCGCTTAATTCGCCATACGTCAATTTCGCGGCAGCCAAGAAAAGGCAGGCCATTGTCTTAAACGCCATGGTCAAACACAATTACCTCGGGCCGGATACAGCCCAGGAAGCCAAACTGCAACCCATTGTTCTGGCAAAATAG
- a CDS encoding N-acetylmuramoyl-L-alanine amidase — protein MWILSLKRKNWQPFLLFGAAVLVLNYLAIRFLAADSLENVSLESLRGRQIAIDPGHGGIDTGASGYGVIEKEVTLAIAGKVAALLEKNGATVFMSRQEDIDYYTRGKGGKRNDLLTRIELIEKAKPELFVSIHCNAIKGPEQSGAQVFYSPKFEANKQIAETMQQALKNFPPGNRRQAKQDMHILILNAIKVPGVLVETGYLTNKKEAALLADPVYQDQLAEHIVKALAYHFSRNAGQ, from the coding sequence ATGTGGATTTTGTCCTTAAAGCGGAAAAACTGGCAGCCGTTTTTGCTGTTTGGTGCGGCTGTGTTGGTGCTTAATTATTTGGCTATCCGTTTTTTAGCGGCCGATTCGCTGGAAAATGTCAGCCTGGAAAGTTTGCGGGGAAGGCAGATCGCCATAGATCCGGGGCATGGCGGTATTGATACCGGCGCCAGCGGTTATGGCGTGATCGAAAAGGAAGTTACCCTGGCCATTGCCGGGAAGGTGGCAGCCCTGCTGGAAAAGAACGGAGCTACAGTGTTTATGAGCCGGCAGGAGGATATTGACTACTATACCCGTGGTAAGGGCGGTAAACGGAATGATCTTCTGACCCGGATTGAGCTAATTGAAAAGGCGAAGCCCGAGCTGTTTGTCAGTATCCATTGCAATGCGATCAAAGGGCCTGAGCAGTCCGGGGCTCAGGTATTTTACAGCCCTAAATTCGAAGCCAATAAGCAAATTGCCGAGACCATGCAGCAGGCGCTAAAGAATTTTCCTCCCGGCAACCGCCGCCAGGCTAAGCAGGATATGCACATTCTTATTCTCAACGCGATTAAGGTACCTGGCGTGCTGGTGGAAACAGGTTATCTGACCAATAAAAAAGAAGCGGCTTTGTTAGCCGATCCCGTTTATCAGGACCAACTGGCCGAGCATATTGTTAAAGCCTTGGCGTATCATTTCAGCCGGAATGCGGGACAATAA